A section of the Pseudomonas sp. FP453 genome encodes:
- a CDS encoding autotransporter domain-containing protein: MPITPRRIVLFISLAVAASLPHAQARGDIESMPYWPHPYDALDDEWAYEPNIEAASIDGFIIRQATTHNGRQVAKVLEPALVRLLESGQLTSEQLKALEKRYAELAQQPNAFGAALEQLAGSQNANLAAATQSTTQQLSSRVLSTLRELPTDTDGHFWVKNLGSEGGLDSQRGTAGLNTANQGVLLGADWAVDHAWRVGVLGAKSSSRFDTRRFTADLDSWHLGAYAVRQDGPLALRLGAIYSSHAGQNRRGVEILSYKDTLKGSYNATSQNVFGEVGYQLGTGSLSIEPFAGLGYQRYSRDSFREQGGPTALNVDAQTQQNLNSTVGLRLARLIRFDNQMSLTPHLSAGWKHLYGDVESQVRQSFRQGGIDDFTIQGSSLDRNSLSLLAGLDLNLSSNHSLGLAYMAENGTHSSNQGLMGQWRMRF; the protein is encoded by the coding sequence ATGCCCATAACCCCCCGCAGAATCGTACTGTTCATCAGCCTCGCGGTAGCCGCCAGCCTTCCCCACGCGCAAGCACGCGGCGACATCGAGTCCATGCCCTATTGGCCTCACCCCTACGACGCGCTGGATGACGAATGGGCGTATGAGCCGAACATTGAAGCCGCGTCCATCGACGGCTTTATCATCCGCCAAGCCACCACACACAATGGCCGGCAGGTGGCGAAGGTGCTGGAGCCGGCGTTGGTTCGCCTGCTGGAATCTGGTCAGCTGACCTCTGAACAGCTCAAGGCGTTGGAAAAACGCTACGCCGAACTCGCGCAGCAACCGAACGCTTTCGGCGCAGCTCTCGAACAGTTGGCCGGTAGCCAGAATGCCAACCTCGCCGCTGCAACACAGAGCACCACCCAGCAACTCAGCAGCCGCGTGCTCTCGACCCTGCGCGAACTGCCCACCGACACCGATGGCCACTTCTGGGTCAAAAACCTCGGCAGTGAAGGCGGCCTCGACAGCCAGCGCGGCACCGCCGGCCTGAACACGGCCAACCAGGGCGTGCTCCTGGGCGCAGACTGGGCAGTCGATCATGCATGGCGAGTCGGGGTGCTGGGGGCCAAGTCCAGCAGTCGCTTCGACACCCGACGCTTCACCGCCGACCTGGACAGCTGGCACCTGGGCGCCTACGCCGTGCGCCAGGACGGCCCATTGGCGTTGCGCCTGGGGGCGATCTACAGCAGCCATGCCGGGCAGAATCGACGCGGCGTCGAGATCCTCAGTTACAAGGACACGCTCAAGGGCAGCTACAACGCCACAAGCCAGAATGTGTTCGGTGAAGTGGGCTACCAACTGGGCACTGGCAGCCTGAGCATCGAGCCGTTTGCCGGGCTTGGCTACCAGCGCTACAGCCGGGACAGTTTCAGGGAGCAAGGGGGGCCGACAGCACTGAATGTCGATGCACAGACCCAGCAAAACCTGAACAGCACCGTTGGCCTGCGCCTGGCCAGGCTGATTCGGTTCGATAACCAGATGAGCCTCACGCCACACCTGAGCGCAGGCTGGAAACACCTGTATGGCGACGTCGAAAGCCAGGTGCGCCAGTCCTTTCGCCAGGGCGGCATCGATGACTTCACCATCCAAGGCTCTTCCCTGGACCGCAACAGCCTGAGCCTGTTGGCGGGGCTGGACTTGAATCTGTCTTCGAACCACAGCCTCGGCCTGGCCTATATGGCTGAAAACGGCACCCACAGCAGCAACCAGGGCCTGATGGGGCAATGGCGGATGAGGTTCTGA
- the oadA gene encoding sodium-extruding oxaloacetate decarboxylase subunit alpha, translated as MSKKIFVTDTILRDAHQSLLATRMRTDDMLPICDKLDKVGYWSLEVWGGATFDACVRFLKEDPWERLRKLRAALPNTRLQMLLRGQNLLGYRHYSDDVVKAFVAKAAVNGIDVFRIFDAMNDVRNLRVAIEAVKAAGKHAQGTIAYTTSPVHTVEAFVAQAKQLEAMGCDSIAIKDMAGLLTPYATGELVKALKAEQTLPIFIHSHDTAGLAAMCQLKAIENGASHIDTAISSFAWGTSHPGTESMVAALKGSEFDTGLSLELLQEIGLYFYAVRKKYHQFESEFTAVDTRVQVNQVPGGMISNLANQLKEQGALNRMSEVLAEIPRVREDLGFPPLVTPTSQIVGTQAFFNVLAGERYKTITNEVKLYLQGGYGKAPGTVNEQLRRQAIGSEEVIDVRPADLLKPEMTKLRGEIGALAKSEEDVLTYAMFPDIGRKFLEERDAGTLAPEVLLPIPEAGGVARAGGEGVPTEFVIDVHGESYRVDITGVGVKAEGKRHFYLSIDGMPEEVVFEPLNEFVGGGSSKRKQATAPGHVSTAMPGNIVDVLVKEGDVVKAGQAVLITEAMKMETEVQAAIAGKVTAVHVAKGDRVNPGEILIEIEG; from the coding sequence ATGAGCAAGAAAATCTTCGTAACCGACACCATCCTGCGCGACGCCCACCAATCGTTGCTCGCAACCCGCATGCGCACTGACGACATGCTGCCGATCTGCGACAAGCTCGACAAAGTCGGCTACTGGTCCCTGGAAGTCTGGGGCGGCGCGACCTTCGACGCCTGCGTGCGCTTCCTGAAAGAAGACCCGTGGGAGCGCCTGCGCAAACTGCGCGCCGCGTTGCCCAACACCCGCCTGCAAATGCTCCTACGCGGCCAGAACCTGCTGGGCTACCGCCATTACAGCGACGACGTGGTCAAAGCCTTCGTCGCCAAGGCCGCCGTGAATGGCATCGACGTGTTCCGCATCTTCGACGCGATGAACGACGTGCGTAACCTGCGCGTGGCCATCGAAGCAGTAAAAGCGGCAGGCAAACATGCCCAGGGCACCATCGCCTACACCACCAGCCCGGTGCACACCGTCGAGGCGTTCGTGGCCCAGGCCAAGCAGTTGGAAGCCATGGGTTGCGACTCCATCGCGATCAAGGACATGGCCGGCCTGCTGACCCCGTACGCCACCGGCGAACTGGTCAAGGCGCTGAAAGCCGAGCAGACCCTGCCGATTTTCATCCACTCGCATGACACTGCTGGTCTGGCCGCGATGTGCCAACTCAAGGCCATCGAAAACGGCGCGAGCCACATCGACACCGCCATCTCCAGCTTCGCCTGGGGCACCAGCCACCCGGGCACCGAGTCGATGGTCGCCGCCCTTAAAGGCAGCGAGTTCGACACCGGCCTGAGCCTGGAGCTGCTGCAAGAGATCGGCCTGTACTTCTACGCAGTGCGTAAGAAATATCACCAGTTCGAAAGCGAATTCACCGCGGTCGACACCCGTGTGCAAGTCAACCAGGTGCCGGGCGGGATGATTTCCAACCTGGCCAACCAGTTGAAAGAGCAGGGCGCCCTCAACCGCATGAGCGAAGTGCTGGCCGAGATCCCGCGTGTGCGTGAAGACCTTGGCTTCCCGCCGCTGGTCACGCCGACGTCGCAGATCGTCGGCACCCAGGCGTTCTTCAACGTGCTGGCCGGCGAGCGCTACAAGACCATCACCAACGAAGTGAAGCTCTACCTGCAAGGCGGCTACGGCAAGGCGCCGGGCACGGTGAATGAGCAACTGCGTCGCCAGGCTATCGGCAGCGAAGAAGTGATCGACGTGCGCCCGGCTGACCTGCTCAAGCCGGAAATGACCAAGCTGCGCGGCGAGATCGGCGCGTTGGCCAAGTCCGAAGAAGACGTGCTGACCTATGCCATGTTCCCGGACATTGGCCGCAAGTTCCTCGAAGAACGCGACGCCGGCACCCTGGCGCCGGAAGTGCTGCTGCCGATTCCCGAGGCGGGCGGCGTGGCGCGTGCCGGTGGCGAAGGCGTGCCGACCGAGTTCGTCATCGACGTGCACGGTGAAAGCTACCGCGTGGACATCACCGGTGTCGGCGTGAAGGCCGAAGGCAAGCGCCACTTCTACCTGTCCATCGACGGCATGCCGGAAGAAGTGGTGTTCGAACCGCTCAACGAGTTTGTCGGCGGCGGCAGCAGCAAGCGCAAGCAAGCCACTGCGCCGGGCCATGTCAGCACCGCGATGCCGGGCAATATCGTCGACGTGCTGGTCAAGGAAGGCGACGTGGTCAAGGCCGGCCAGGCCGTGCTGATCACCGAAGCGATGAAGATGGAAACCGAAGTGCAGGCAGCGATTGCCGGCAAGGTGACCGCCGTTCACGTGGCCAAGGGCGACCGGGTCAACCCGGGCGAAATCCTGATTGAAATCGAAGGCTGA
- a CDS encoding amino acid ABC transporter permease, which produces MTAFPTPPKISESRVQRLFGFRTRLYLTWAALFCLFASFFLSFDLKFSIILDKLPNLVGLHLAPNGFLQGAALTLFLCLCSMVISSVLGFVTALGRLSKSAVAFGIASFYASFFRGTPLLIQILLIYLGLPQLGLVPGAIVAGIIALSLNYGAYLSEIFRAGILGVAHGQREAALALGMRDSAIFWHVTLPQAMRTIIPPATNQFISMLKDSSLISVMGVWEVMFLAQSYGRSSYRYIEMLTTAAIIYWVLSLGLELIQARMERHYGKGYVRRS; this is translated from the coding sequence ATGACAGCGTTTCCTACACCTCCAAAGATCAGCGAATCACGCGTGCAGCGGCTGTTTGGCTTTCGCACGCGGCTCTACCTGACCTGGGCCGCGCTGTTCTGCCTGTTCGCCAGCTTCTTCCTGAGCTTTGACCTGAAGTTCTCGATCATCCTCGACAAGCTGCCCAACCTGGTCGGCCTGCACCTGGCGCCCAACGGCTTCCTGCAAGGCGCGGCGCTGACGTTGTTCCTATGCCTGTGCTCCATGGTGATTTCGTCGGTGCTGGGTTTCGTCACCGCGCTGGGACGCTTGTCGAAAAGCGCCGTGGCCTTTGGCATCGCCAGCTTCTACGCGTCGTTCTTTCGCGGCACGCCGCTGCTGATCCAGATCCTGCTGATCTACCTCGGCCTGCCGCAGCTGGGTTTGGTGCCGGGCGCCATCGTCGCCGGGATCATCGCGTTGTCGCTGAACTACGGCGCTTACCTGAGCGAAATCTTCCGCGCCGGCATCCTTGGCGTCGCCCACGGCCAACGCGAAGCGGCCCTGGCCCTGGGCATGCGCGACAGTGCGATCTTCTGGCACGTGACCTTGCCCCAGGCCATGCGCACTATCATCCCGCCGGCGACCAACCAGTTCATCTCGATGCTCAAGGACTCGTCGCTGATCTCGGTGATGGGCGTGTGGGAAGTGATGTTTTTGGCGCAATCCTACGGCCGGTCGAGCTATCGCTATATCGAGATGCTGACCACCGCTGCGATCATCTACTGGGTGCTGTCGCTGGGGCTGGAACTGATCCAGGCGCGGATGGAACGGCATTATGGCAAGGGGTATGTGCGCCGCAGCTGA
- a CDS encoding homocysteine S-methyltransferase family protein, with protein MANATVILDGGMGRELQRRGAPFRQPEWSALALSEAPQAVEAVHAAYIESGANVITSNSYAVVPFHIGEARFAAEGQALAALAGELARRAVDASGKAVRVAGSLPPLFGSYRPDLFEPQRVAELLTPLVQGLAPFVDLWLAETQSSIAEARAIQAGLPKDGKPFWLSFTLKDEDTDDVPRLRSGEPVADAAEAAAQLGVQVLLFNCSQPEVIGDAIDAARQTFERLGVQIDVGAYANAFPPQPKEATANDGLDPLRDDLDPPGYLHWAADWQARGASHLGGCCGIGPEHIAVLARQLAG; from the coding sequence ATGGCCAACGCAACAGTAATTCTCGATGGCGGCATGGGCCGTGAACTGCAACGCCGTGGCGCGCCGTTCCGGCAGCCGGAATGGTCGGCGCTGGCGTTGAGCGAAGCGCCGCAGGCAGTGGAAGCGGTGCACGCGGCTTATATCGAAAGTGGCGCGAACGTCATCACCAGCAACAGCTATGCGGTGGTGCCATTCCATATCGGCGAGGCGCGTTTCGCCGCCGAAGGCCAGGCCTTGGCGGCGCTGGCGGGTGAATTGGCGCGGCGTGCCGTGGACGCGTCGGGCAAGGCCGTGCGGGTGGCTGGCTCGCTGCCGCCACTGTTTGGCTCGTACCGCCCCGACCTGTTCGAGCCGCAGCGCGTCGCCGAGCTGCTGACGCCACTGGTGCAAGGCCTGGCGCCGTTTGTCGACCTGTGGCTGGCCGAAACCCAGAGCTCCATCGCCGAAGCGCGCGCCATCCAGGCCGGGCTGCCAAAGGACGGCAAACCGTTCTGGCTGTCGTTTACCCTCAAGGACGAAGACACCGACGACGTGCCGCGCCTGCGCTCCGGCGAGCCGGTGGCGGACGCGGCCGAAGCAGCGGCGCAGTTGGGGGTGCAGGTGTTGCTGTTCAATTGCAGCCAGCCCGAAGTGATCGGTGATGCGATCGATGCCGCGCGTCAGACGTTCGAACGCCTGGGCGTGCAGATTGACGTAGGCGCCTACGCCAACGCCTTCCCGCCGCAACCCAAGGAAGCCACGGCCAACGATGGCCTGGACCCGTTGCGCGACGACCTTGACCCGCCCGGCTACCTGCACTGGGCCGCCGACTGGCAAGCGCGTGGTGCCAGCCATCTGGGCGGGTGCTGCGGGATCGGGCCGGAGCACATTGCGGTACTGGCCCGGCAGTTGGCGGGTTGA
- a CDS encoding dermonecrotic toxin domain-containing protein: MNAITSIQPALPSPKPLREKALLTRLTEDGPTSNEVASTLLRAELDTLYPDLNIDLGRTVVGTPIWEFIDNELTCVDTQYTPLTYVLARLALESTTVNYLQGEHFLTQQPMAQPPIQLPVNIEQIATLLNDLAPVFFVAFKEQQLAFWNATGTRLPRWHELADGLAAALNIQEVKGWNADHCDIARGISMYPDKQQRLLQRPDLAHIQVCLLDIDTPNDKSFKHLMLAGTAVIQGTFRNADILMMYTLEYGYETFASLQDLAASAQARLSPSMGELPLSLRLVEPEGDFFDHMAWALIATQLNAIEIEGFSNLLEQFSPAAAPPDTDPDTQRLNMLDGAIPEWLRDASPQALNDYSQHMLDLSSLYGDVPADLFQIQPIKAFAQEKMRNAIIADKHNVGADKLPLDEIQITLTEPLNVGPFTLPNPVGSYTQTLGEYALSNTPPYQATVRFKDGKTVPGWLTDKYLTQISEQVDIGRVYPQLIREKLIDDPHEALRQKNFYIQQLRSLLPLLALECKLTHQGNVDEQGYRYINELVNPTPGTADPIVIRPLSIRPSLRISHTFDDVLNVYIIGPRDWQKGPCLLYRPLLENPLLQFPSLQNLKYELHQPGEVRDSILAWLPNRQLSFNYSQYIFPAGLTSAWLIRELVTTPSKLLEWGGSPVFSKTELKGDIFAALFDANAKAMTELADRESLSNAERRWALLEDSAWAIFNAASSFMNGNVATAVWVWQIFGQLQHVLDAPEQGNSLIKWQRLGDVLMALAIVITHKAGPLRRGKAKSPRPSHPSPPLPTTPQIRTTASGGVLAHSQFSTLAVEGVVPRRTPAQWDTYLDAYKVKAPDLSNKPAPEQRPALYDEAEKTYAQVDQRWFQVAEDDDANIHVLDPENPSLTGPCLAKTPAGTWRINTDLRLLRSNESLKSKLKASRLLRAQKLKPLEQQCETLEQHEKVLKKEMHTLLKSPTTATLLDQSLSKSQELISNRQTSLALLEKWRDEGGTIGYEDKLLKLYKSLNTYLMTWIAFKHVAYNAAVERVLKSRESDEVNARQQLPTDINAATTMGREIDAKLNELGVARHKLSRMGAAGALTARQIEVSAQFHSRWELKANEIASAAELCVREQAAQDMAEARSTVYAVVERATAASRNITQILKDAPHEAQLETLAAKVEELQSISNRIDELPGEFPERVNPNALGNLKSVVNEFLLLVQSNIGSRLQQEAEAGLSGRKPAKPSTSKPYPTARIIKKRPRDQPKETENIPQQEPLTLIQPLKKQPPKQTSDYSDITNQGLQLTNGLDAFIRDTKKSALKPFRIPADMQDLFDLHALTLEQTLDAFEPLHAAARQAGKALPVANMAVELKEGAARLRQEGINIRATMLKLRKPRQGYFQWLIENDQVRVTRNETGRIKTQQLNDYFQEYFICDSANLHQPLWLAHFHYSTLKAPASQFTAAHLKIDDKYLARLPSETQQTLNNRSALDNVLRRLNDPVTLAVFLKLEEPRR; this comes from the coding sequence ATGAATGCAATAACGTCCATACAGCCTGCCCTGCCAAGCCCGAAACCCCTCAGGGAAAAAGCACTGCTCACCCGCCTGACCGAGGACGGGCCAACCAGCAATGAAGTGGCCAGCACTCTACTGCGCGCCGAACTGGACACCCTCTACCCCGACCTGAATATTGACCTCGGCAGAACGGTGGTTGGCACCCCGATCTGGGAGTTCATCGACAACGAGCTGACCTGTGTCGACACCCAATACACGCCCCTGACCTACGTCCTGGCGCGGCTGGCCCTGGAAAGCACCACGGTCAACTATCTACAGGGCGAGCACTTCCTCACTCAACAGCCTATGGCGCAACCCCCCATTCAATTGCCGGTCAACATCGAGCAGATCGCCACATTGCTCAATGATTTGGCGCCGGTGTTTTTCGTCGCCTTCAAGGAGCAGCAACTGGCGTTCTGGAACGCCACGGGGACCCGCCTGCCGCGCTGGCATGAACTGGCCGACGGCCTGGCCGCCGCGCTGAACATCCAGGAGGTCAAGGGCTGGAATGCCGATCACTGTGACATTGCACGCGGGATCTCGATGTACCCCGACAAACAGCAACGCCTTCTCCAGCGGCCCGACCTGGCGCATATCCAGGTGTGCCTGCTCGACATTGACACCCCGAACGACAAAAGCTTCAAACACCTCATGCTCGCCGGCACCGCCGTCATACAAGGCACGTTCAGGAACGCCGATATCCTGATGATGTACACCCTCGAATACGGTTACGAAACCTTCGCCTCCCTGCAGGATTTAGCGGCATCGGCACAGGCCAGGCTCAGTCCGTCGATGGGCGAGTTGCCGCTGTCGCTGCGCCTGGTCGAACCTGAGGGGGATTTTTTTGATCACATGGCCTGGGCCCTGATCGCCACCCAGCTCAACGCCATCGAAATCGAGGGCTTCAGCAACCTTTTGGAGCAGTTCTCCCCAGCCGCAGCGCCGCCGGACACCGACCCGGATACACAGCGCCTGAACATGCTCGATGGTGCGATTCCCGAATGGTTGCGCGATGCCTCACCCCAGGCGTTGAACGACTACAGCCAGCACATGCTCGACCTGAGCTCGCTGTACGGCGATGTGCCCGCGGACTTGTTCCAGATCCAACCCATCAAGGCCTTCGCTCAAGAGAAGATGCGCAACGCCATCATTGCCGACAAACACAACGTCGGTGCCGACAAGCTGCCACTCGACGAGATACAAATCACCCTTACGGAACCTCTCAACGTCGGGCCTTTTACGCTGCCCAACCCAGTGGGAAGCTACACGCAGACCCTGGGTGAATATGCACTCAGCAACACCCCGCCCTACCAGGCAACCGTGCGCTTCAAGGACGGGAAAACAGTGCCCGGCTGGCTCACGGACAAGTACCTGACGCAGATTTCAGAACAGGTCGATATCGGCCGGGTATATCCGCAACTGATCAGAGAAAAGCTGATTGACGACCCACACGAAGCCCTCCGACAAAAGAATTTTTACATCCAGCAACTGCGCTCGCTGCTGCCACTGCTGGCGCTGGAATGCAAACTCACCCACCAAGGCAATGTCGACGAGCAGGGCTATCGCTACATCAATGAACTGGTCAACCCGACGCCCGGCACGGCGGACCCTATCGTTATCCGCCCATTGTCGATACGGCCCAGCCTGCGCATCAGCCACACATTCGACGATGTCCTCAACGTCTACATCATCGGCCCCCGGGACTGGCAAAAAGGACCGTGCCTGCTGTATCGCCCATTACTCGAAAACCCGTTGCTACAGTTCCCGTCCCTGCAAAACCTGAAGTATGAGCTGCACCAGCCGGGGGAGGTCCGGGACTCCATATTGGCGTGGCTACCCAACCGGCAGTTGAGTTTCAACTACTCCCAGTACATCTTCCCGGCAGGTCTGACCTCGGCCTGGCTGATCAGAGAGCTCGTGACGACGCCGTCGAAACTGCTGGAATGGGGAGGCAGCCCGGTGTTTTCCAAAACCGAGCTGAAGGGCGATATTTTTGCCGCGTTGTTTGATGCCAACGCAAAGGCCATGACGGAATTGGCGGATCGTGAATCGCTCTCCAACGCAGAGCGGCGCTGGGCATTGCTGGAAGACAGCGCCTGGGCGATCTTCAATGCCGCTTCAAGCTTCATGAACGGCAACGTCGCTACGGCGGTATGGGTCTGGCAAATTTTCGGTCAGCTCCAGCACGTGCTGGATGCCCCTGAACAGGGCAACAGTTTGATCAAGTGGCAACGCCTGGGCGACGTGCTCATGGCCTTGGCCATCGTCATTACCCATAAGGCCGGGCCCCTGCGCAGGGGCAAAGCCAAATCCCCAAGACCGAGCCACCCCAGCCCCCCCTTGCCCACAACCCCACAAATACGGACCACGGCCTCAGGCGGTGTACTGGCACACAGTCAATTCTCGACGCTGGCTGTCGAGGGCGTCGTACCGCGCCGGACGCCGGCCCAGTGGGACACCTACCTGGACGCGTACAAGGTCAAGGCACCGGACCTCAGCAACAAGCCCGCCCCCGAGCAGCGTCCTGCGCTTTACGACGAGGCGGAAAAAACCTATGCCCAAGTGGATCAGCGGTGGTTCCAGGTGGCTGAAGATGACGATGCCAACATTCACGTTCTCGACCCTGAAAACCCTTCGCTCACAGGACCTTGCCTGGCCAAGACGCCAGCAGGCACCTGGCGTATCAACACGGATCTGCGCCTGCTGCGCAGCAACGAAAGCTTGAAAAGCAAGTTGAAGGCCTCGCGGCTGCTCAGAGCTCAGAAACTCAAGCCCCTGGAGCAACAATGCGAAACGCTGGAGCAACATGAAAAGGTGCTGAAAAAAGAGATGCACACCCTGCTCAAGTCCCCCACCACCGCGACCCTGTTGGACCAAAGCCTGTCCAAGTCCCAGGAGCTGATCAGCAATCGTCAAACGTCACTGGCGCTGCTGGAGAAGTGGAGAGACGAAGGCGGCACCATCGGCTATGAGGACAAGCTGCTCAAGCTATACAAGAGTTTGAACACCTACCTGATGACCTGGATCGCGTTCAAGCACGTCGCCTACAACGCCGCTGTCGAGCGCGTCCTGAAAAGCCGCGAGTCCGATGAGGTGAACGCTCGGCAACAACTCCCGACAGACATCAACGCAGCCACCACCATGGGCAGGGAAATAGACGCCAAGCTCAACGAGCTGGGTGTCGCAAGACATAAGCTGTCCCGCATGGGAGCCGCCGGGGCCTTGACCGCCCGCCAGATCGAAGTATCCGCGCAGTTTCACTCCCGCTGGGAATTGAAAGCCAATGAAATCGCGAGCGCCGCCGAACTGTGCGTACGTGAGCAAGCCGCGCAAGACATGGCTGAAGCCCGAAGTACCGTCTACGCAGTGGTGGAGCGTGCCACTGCGGCCAGCAGAAACATAACGCAAATATTGAAGGATGCCCCCCACGAGGCACAGTTGGAAACACTGGCCGCGAAGGTCGAAGAACTCCAGAGCATCAGCAATCGGATAGACGAGCTGCCTGGCGAGTTTCCAGAACGGGTCAACCCCAATGCCCTTGGAAACCTGAAAAGCGTCGTCAACGAATTCCTCCTGTTGGTCCAGAGCAATATTGGCAGCCGACTTCAACAGGAAGCCGAGGCCGGTCTTTCCGGGCGCAAACCTGCCAAGCCGTCTACGTCCAAGCCGTATCCAACAGCCAGGATCATCAAAAAACGTCCGCGCGATCAGCCCAAGGAAACGGAAAACATCCCCCAGCAGGAACCGTTGACACTCATCCAGCCGTTGAAGAAACAGCCGCCGAAACAAACAAGCGACTACAGCGACATCACCAACCAAGGGCTCCAACTGACCAATGGGCTCGACGCTTTTATCCGTGACACGAAAAAAAGCGCGCTGAAACCCTTTCGAATACCCGCCGACATGCAGGACCTGTTCGATCTGCATGCCCTCACGCTGGAACAGACCCTCGACGCCTTCGAACCGCTACATGCCGCCGCCAGGCAGGCTGGCAAAGCCCTTCCGGTAGCCAACATGGCTGTCGAACTCAAAGAAGGCGCAGCCCGGTTGCGCCAGGAAGGTATCAACATCAGAGCAACCATGCTCAAGCTGCGAAAGCCCCGGCAGGGTTACTTTCAGTGGCTGATCGAGAACGACCAGGTCCGGGTGACGCGCAATGAAACAGGCAGAATCAAGACCCAGCAGCTCAACGACTACTTCCAGGAATATTTCATTTGCGACTCAGCCAACCTCCATCAGCCGTTATGGCTGGCGCACTTTCACTACTCCACCCTCAAGGCGCCGGCCAGTCAGTTCACGGCGGCCCATCTCAAGATCGACGACAAATACCTGGCGCGACTCCCCAGCGAAACACAACAAACACTCAATAACCGTTCAGCGCTGGACAATGTCCTGCGCAGACTGAACGACCCCGTCACCTTGGCCGTGTTCCTGAAGCTTGAGGAGCCTCGCCGCTGA
- a CDS encoding ABC transporter substrate-binding protein: MKLKPLLALGLTILAASTQAFGGTTLDRIEQKKELVGVLMESYPPFSFLNEQNQLDGFDVDVAKAVAQKLGVKLRLETPSWDVIAAGRWSGRYDICICSMTPSKARAEVFDFPVEYYASPAVIVVNATDDRIHSAKDLSGKKVGLTSASSYESYLNKNLVIEGAEDTQLQYPFDNVQIAPYDTDNVAFQDLGLGAGKRLDAILTNLVTAQPRLSEDKRFKLAGEPLYSEPNSVAIEKGDPQWDSKVREVFAQLKQDGTLSQLSQKWIGADISQ; encoded by the coding sequence ATGAAACTTAAACCGCTGCTGGCCCTGGGCCTGACGATTCTGGCTGCTTCTACCCAAGCCTTCGGCGGCACCACGCTGGACCGCATCGAGCAAAAGAAAGAGTTGGTAGGTGTGCTGATGGAAAGCTACCCGCCGTTTTCCTTCTTGAACGAGCAAAACCAACTGGACGGCTTCGACGTCGATGTGGCCAAGGCCGTGGCACAAAAGCTCGGCGTGAAGCTGCGCCTGGAAACCCCGTCCTGGGACGTGATCGCCGCCGGCCGCTGGAGCGGGCGCTACGACATCTGCATCTGCTCCATGACCCCGAGCAAGGCCCGCGCCGAAGTGTTCGATTTCCCGGTGGAGTACTACGCGTCGCCCGCGGTGATCGTGGTCAACGCCACGGACGACCGCATCCACAGCGCCAAGGACTTGAGCGGCAAGAAAGTCGGCCTCACCAGCGCCTCCAGCTATGAAAGCTACCTGAACAAAAACCTGGTGATCGAAGGCGCCGAAGACACCCAGTTGCAGTACCCGTTCGACAACGTGCAGATCGCCCCGTACGACACCGACAACGTGGCCTTCCAGGACCTCGGCCTCGGCGCCGGCAAGCGCCTGGATGCGATCCTCACCAACCTGGTTACCGCGCAACCGCGCCTGAGCGAAGACAAGCGCTTCAAGCTCGCTGGCGAGCCGCTGTATTCGGAGCCCAACTCGGTGGCCATCGAAAAAGGCGACCCGCAGTGGGACAGCAAGGTGCGTGAAGTCTTCGCCCAGCTGAAACAGGACGGCACCTTGAGCCAGCTGTCGCAAAAATGGATCGGCGCCGACATCAGCCAATGA